In Candidatus Delongbacteria bacterium, one genomic interval encodes:
- a CDS encoding cation:proton antiporter, giving the protein MVSLTVLLALLGVMFGLGRLGPGAADAVIHHSTVAFGFMILAGFVFGDWARRVKLPSITGYILAGLFCGPDLLGLLSPEVVQHLSLFDTLALFLISLAAGGELDRAAIKRQFPLLSASTLAQVFVGLLLVTPVFWAISGWIPFFDGLDGPARWALALLIATISVAKSPMETIAVIIETGARGPVRDFILGVTILMDVAVILAFTMVAALCVPLITGEAASQNPLTEMIHILYSILAGIGVGAGFIVYMNRIGRQLPLAILAVAILMVNLCASFHLEPLLVAIAAGYVIANHSSHGRDFIHHLEEVSLPVFLVFFGIAGASVRLNGLGRVWPFALLFVLLRILAKWGSTQLAVKLTGAPRPIAQHGWKGFIGQAGLTLGLAGMVASLLPGVGAQVREMFLAAVLANLLIGPILLKQGLGAAGEVPVVSPSASQSRKASPQGER; this is encoded by the coding sequence ATGGTCAGCCTGACCGTCCTGCTGGCGCTGCTGGGCGTGATGTTCGGCCTGGGCCGGCTGGGCCCCGGCGCCGCCGATGCGGTGATCCATCACTCCACAGTGGCCTTCGGCTTCATGATCCTTGCGGGCTTCGTGTTCGGGGACTGGGCGCGACGCGTCAAGTTGCCCTCGATCACCGGATACATTCTGGCGGGACTGTTCTGCGGGCCGGATCTGCTGGGCCTGCTGTCCCCGGAAGTCGTGCAGCACCTGAGTCTGTTCGATACGTTGGCGCTCTTCCTGATCTCACTGGCCGCCGGTGGCGAGTTGGACCGCGCTGCGATCAAGCGTCAGTTTCCTCTGCTGAGTGCCAGCACGCTGGCGCAGGTCTTCGTCGGACTGTTGCTGGTGACACCCGTGTTCTGGGCGATCTCGGGCTGGATTCCCTTCTTCGACGGTCTGGATGGTCCGGCGCGCTGGGCGTTGGCGTTGCTGATCGCCACCATCTCAGTGGCCAAGTCGCCCATGGAGACCATTGCAGTGATCATCGAGACGGGTGCCCGCGGACCGGTGCGCGATTTCATCCTCGGGGTGACGATCCTGATGGATGTGGCCGTGATCCTGGCTTTCACCATGGTGGCCGCACTCTGTGTGCCGCTGATTACGGGGGAGGCGGCCAGCCAGAATCCGCTGACCGAAATGATTCACATCCTGTACAGCATCCTGGCTGGCATCGGGGTGGGCGCCGGATTCATCGTCTACATGAATCGCATTGGTCGCCAGCTGCCTCTGGCCATTCTTGCCGTGGCGATCCTGATGGTGAACCTTTGCGCCAGTTTCCATCTGGAACCCTTGTTGGTGGCGATCGCTGCGGGCTATGTGATCGCCAACCATTCCAGTCATGGGCGTGATTTCATCCATCACCTCGAGGAGGTGTCGTTGCCCGTGTTTCTGGTGTTTTTCGGCATCGCGGGTGCGTCGGTACGGCTCAATGGCCTGGGCCGGGTCTGGCCCTTCGCCCTTCTGTTCGTGTTGCTGCGCATTCTGGCCAAGTGGGGCAGCACCCAGCTTGCGGTGAAGTTGACGGGAGCGCCCCGACCGATCGCACAACACGGCTGGAAAGGCTTCATCGGTCAGGCCGGGCTGACCCTCGGACTGGCCGGGATGGTCGCCAGCTTGCTGCCCGGAGTGGGCGCACAGGTGCGCGAGATGTTTCTGGCCGCCGTGCTGGCCAATCTGCTGATCGGGCCGATCCTGCTCAAGCAGGGGCTTGGGGCGGCCGGGGAAGTGCCTGTGGTATCCCCGTCCGCATCGCAGTCCCGGAAGGCAAGTCCTCAGGGCGAGCGCTGA